One region of Ahniella affigens genomic DNA includes:
- a CDS encoding TPR end-of-group domain-containing protein, with amino-acid sequence MADIPFSVLSLDEFIELVVRRIQNQRYLMNPAFTLVLGSGFSVPLFPTAWKMVRDDIAWWQFSDEKGLAFTDYCPESYRNQFDQFSRDLWKSVSSSVPSELRCLIDAKSGLPDDSDGDNTTRAYQAIMSGQSGGGLNTADLRRDYFRALCKRVENRINLAHLYLGSLLHSQSTSEWRDLKRRPFCRTILTTNFDPLLQRALQLHNVLYFMTDQPHGGIAPPEDEDQAVHLIYTHGSVHRHHLANNSGEIAGLANVNAGALSSYLGRQGVIVVGYSGWNDTTFNAMQQCQDFRGNLYWCGREPAAQAAAGLRREVRELLSKNRNGRFYVELGSGGADALMQRLHERLVGQAPAIVANPTGLMIKELESIQWPAESESMFAGVKGMADNQIQRLRELEVPSQSAANDKTSSSPTLDWASLFVKTDQDVLKRDFVSAIARLTEIVDASSSSPMHRSQALVYRGFVRGRLEPPDRKSAISDYDLVLSMSDAPVKQRARALVYRGAAKSNMEPSDQVGAIADFNTVLSIPDAPAEERAHALVNRGFAKCRLDPPDRIGAIADYDLVLSMPDAPATHRARALFNRGVTKDRMDPPDRVGAFSDYNLVLIMPDAPVVQRAKSMFNIACGFARQGIVAQTVEWLQRVIQENGSVSKEKLDRDSDFDLVREEPEFVAFRGGLPD; translated from the coding sequence GTGGCAGACATCCCGTTTAGCGTGTTGAGTCTTGATGAGTTTATTGAACTCGTCGTGAGGCGTATCCAGAACCAGCGGTACTTGATGAATCCTGCATTCACGTTGGTCTTGGGATCTGGATTCAGCGTTCCCTTGTTCCCGACCGCATGGAAGATGGTGCGCGATGACATCGCGTGGTGGCAATTTTCGGACGAGAAAGGGCTGGCCTTTACTGACTATTGTCCAGAATCGTACAGGAATCAATTTGATCAGTTCAGTCGGGATCTCTGGAAATCGGTCAGTTCTTCGGTCCCCTCGGAGCTTCGTTGCCTGATCGATGCGAAGTCCGGGTTGCCCGACGACTCTGACGGCGACAATACCACTCGTGCGTACCAAGCGATCATGTCTGGACAGAGCGGGGGAGGACTCAACACGGCCGACCTGCGTCGCGACTACTTTAGAGCACTATGTAAGCGCGTAGAAAACCGGATCAATCTCGCCCATCTCTATCTCGGGTCGTTGCTGCATAGTCAATCTACTTCTGAATGGCGAGACCTCAAGCGCCGCCCATTCTGCCGGACGATCCTTACGACAAACTTCGATCCGTTGCTACAACGTGCCTTGCAATTGCACAATGTCCTGTACTTCATGACGGACCAACCGCATGGCGGCATTGCACCGCCGGAGGACGAAGATCAGGCCGTTCATCTCATTTACACCCATGGCAGCGTACACCGGCACCATCTCGCAAACAATTCGGGAGAGATCGCTGGCCTGGCGAATGTCAATGCAGGTGCTCTGTCCAGCTACTTGGGGCGGCAAGGTGTAATTGTCGTGGGTTACAGCGGCTGGAACGATACGACTTTCAACGCCATGCAACAGTGCCAGGATTTCCGTGGCAATCTGTATTGGTGCGGGCGGGAGCCCGCAGCGCAGGCCGCAGCTGGATTGAGAAGGGAAGTGAGGGAACTCCTTTCCAAGAATCGTAATGGTCGGTTCTATGTGGAGCTTGGCAGCGGCGGTGCAGACGCGCTGATGCAGCGCCTCCACGAGCGCCTCGTCGGCCAGGCACCAGCCATCGTCGCTAACCCGACAGGATTAATGATCAAGGAGTTGGAAAGTATTCAGTGGCCCGCCGAAAGTGAATCCATGTTTGCTGGCGTTAAGGGGATGGCCGACAACCAGATACAACGTTTGAGAGAACTAGAAGTGCCAAGTCAGTCGGCAGCAAATGACAAAACATCAAGTTCACCGACGCTCGATTGGGCATCACTGTTCGTAAAGACTGATCAAGATGTCTTGAAGCGGGACTTTGTTTCGGCGATCGCGCGGCTGACCGAGATTGTCGATGCATCGAGCTCATCTCCAATGCATAGGTCTCAAGCTTTGGTTTATCGCGGCTTTGTAAGGGGGCGGCTTGAACCGCCCGACCGGAAAAGCGCAATCTCGGACTACGATTTGGTTCTCAGCATGTCAGATGCACCGGTGAAGCAGCGCGCGCGTGCCCTGGTATACCGTGGGGCCGCGAAGAGCAACATGGAACCATCGGACCAAGTCGGTGCAATCGCTGATTTCAATACCGTATTGAGTATTCCCGATGCGCCAGCTGAGGAGCGCGCGCATGCCTTGGTGAACCGCGGCTTTGCTAAGTGTCGTTTGGATCCCCCCGACCGAATTGGTGCGATCGCGGACTACGATCTGGTGCTTAGCATGCCTGATGCGCCTGCGACGCATCGTGCGCGTGCGCTTTTCAACCGCGGCGTTACTAAGGATCGGATGGATCCGCCTGACCGAGTCGGAGCCTTTTCCGACTACAATTTGGTCCTCATTATGCCGGACGCTCCGGTTGTGCAACGGGCGAAGTCGATGTTCAACATCGCATGCGGATTTGCCAGGCAAGGTATCGTCGCGCAGACTGTCGAATGGCTTCAGCGAGTGATTCAGGAGA
- a CDS encoding DUF4272 domain-containing protein: MTDPAGMTSEPITLFSQQADPIAIAAWLKALPHEVTLDADASRWRRATITIRGSQPEQTLTVTHDPDWYAPANFDKQLRGMQGFFSMFPDAPGKERALALIPHFRFALGFTESSTLGADDPRMGLIQSLARLTNGVLFSPSGLRDASGRMLFGAEPSDPEAQWPSVPAKAMIERREAIEEAADRATPEALARKARSDQRLREEGIPVNANLPAIEDVRRITIRSKTEIAWRALALLVVAEKGAGLDQETVDELVTDLDLSPHFTPKETAFINDPNPSQNDRVQFSWRYEAAWTLLWALGYVESLGKPDKICDVQYATNLIRDRSPKAFINKANVQPIERIVEEADLIYRYHWAVVDARVNHREPPTGLNASVTLERHYALNWLIGYMDQDWDDVSTDT, translated from the coding sequence ATGACTGATCCAGCCGGTATGACCTCAGAACCCATCACGCTGTTCTCCCAGCAAGCTGATCCCATTGCGATCGCCGCCTGGCTCAAGGCCTTGCCGCATGAAGTCACTCTGGATGCTGACGCCAGTCGCTGGCGTCGCGCAACGATCACGATCCGCGGCTCGCAACCCGAGCAGACGTTGACCGTGACCCACGATCCGGATTGGTATGCGCCCGCCAATTTCGATAAGCAGCTTCGCGGTATGCAAGGCTTCTTTTCGATGTTCCCGGATGCGCCAGGAAAGGAACGCGCGTTAGCATTGATTCCTCATTTCCGGTTTGCGCTTGGATTTACCGAGAGTTCCACATTGGGCGCGGACGACCCGAGGATGGGGCTGATTCAAAGCCTGGCCCGATTGACCAATGGCGTGTTGTTCTCGCCGTCCGGACTCAGAGATGCCTCTGGACGAATGCTATTCGGTGCCGAACCCAGTGACCCGGAAGCCCAATGGCCATCCGTGCCGGCAAAGGCCATGATCGAACGCCGCGAGGCAATCGAAGAGGCAGCTGATCGAGCCACGCCGGAAGCGCTGGCGAGAAAGGCGAGATCGGATCAGCGACTGCGGGAGGAGGGCATTCCAGTGAATGCTAACTTGCCAGCGATTGAAGACGTCCGGCGGATCACGATTCGAAGCAAGACCGAGATTGCCTGGCGCGCGCTGGCGTTGCTGGTGGTGGCGGAGAAGGGCGCAGGCCTGGATCAGGAAACGGTCGATGAACTCGTGACGGACCTCGACCTGTCACCACACTTCACACCGAAGGAAACAGCATTTATCAACGATCCAAATCCGAGCCAAAACGATCGTGTGCAGTTTTCCTGGCGCTACGAAGCGGCCTGGACCTTGCTGTGGGCTTTGGGCTACGTCGAATCCTTGGGCAAACCAGACAAGATCTGCGATGTCCAGTATGCCACCAACCTGATCCGCGACCGCTCACCCAAAGCGTTCATCAACAAGGCCAATGTTCAGCCCATCGAGCGCATTGTCGAAGAAGCCGACCTGATCTACCGATACCATTGGGCAGTAGTGGATGCGCGCGTGAACCACAGGGAACCGCCGACCGGCCTCAATGCAAGCGTGACGCTTGAGCGCCACTACGCATTGAATTGGCTGATTGGGTACATGGACCAAGACTGGGATGATGTGTCGACGGATACTTGA